A portion of the Papilio machaon chromosome Z, ilPapMach1.1, whole genome shotgun sequence genome contains these proteins:
- the LOC106717134 gene encoding uncharacterized protein LOC106717134, with protein MDWWKLLALLVAVASVQTQADGPKKKIRIHLPQTVKHIHHHKKIYITNHPASSQYAPAFMPNAEGAVAVPTNIALPTVANIVPFNSVDILEDSVRTPGLTASASKLIPLYHARGYYGPTHTEIDEQEFDLASIPEPGDSYVFPSPIIASPQDSNHHSSKRIKVVKVSEPPRKKIIRKAKPKRIPVRKPVTTVQQENELPVSTFHEQFYSDVQDAGTIRKFKKPQRFEKIVDGNTEHIHTYSEEHIHKVVFDEEPKYTGIVGLESISGIPAYTHPLLPLKQSQILAMPSDPYRTVAIPGSMGTPAQYEYAAYNPREVTHDHFFHDHGEIPEEVDITRDIYSIPPKVTYNSQGIRIDSALPKRIKNKYTHRPTKTSSGDYTYYENVYSSSRVKPTKTAAPAPLYVSQNDNGNQFKSVSTYRYKDGVSSKARNKIPTYFGKPTPDYRVKKTSNVPYSVSSKIVHEYKPTQQSYSGTAPGSNGLSAYEDQFANFKDSFVNNYEYDNYASSSNVHQAEEKNHHHAYGHQGRKGRKKSISSQNIRFGNQNGKYSENFANENILVGDNDGAPSALDGESYDEAVIYDSATSASLTGKESSPYQYYTVMAVKSLADDQLTVPEASNNNYQYAEAPTPAITPNPTVVTTTTLASELIANQNNFEFTTRPTEIIKEHKYNKKYPENNIITVTNAPPSERHRGLKEMKNSDNFHKIRLQSSEKYTNNIISRTSTERSQVKYGDKI; from the exons TTGGCTCTTCTTGTAGCTGTCGCTTCCGTACAAACTCAGGCAGATGGGCCcaa GAAGAAAATTCGCATACATCTTCCGCAAACGGTGAAGCATATACATCACCACAAGAAGATATACATAACAAATCACCCTGCGTCATCACAGTATGCGCCGGCGTTTATGCCAAACGCAGAGGGTGCGGTTGCTGTGCCCACCAACATTGCGTTGCCAACTGTGGCCAACATCGTGCCGTTCAACTCAGTAGACATACTCGAAGACTCAGTGAGAACACCAGGTCTGACTGCATCCGCTTCCAAGCTTATACCACTTTATCATGCCCGCGGTTACTATGGACCCACACACACAGAAATAGACGAACAAGAATTCGATTTAGCATCTATCCCAGAACCTGGTGATAGCTATGTTTTTCCTTCACCTATAATAGCATCCCCACAAGATTCAAATCATCATTCATCGAAGCGAATCAAGGTAGTAAAGGTCAGCGAACCGCCgcggaaaaaaataatcagaaAAGCCAAGCCCAAAAGAATACCAGTTCGTAAGCCAGTTACTACGGTACAGCAAGAAAATGAACTTCCCGTGTCAACTTTCCATGAACAGTTTTATTCGGACGTGCAAGATGCAGGTACTatcagaaaatttaaaaaaccacAGCGTTTTGAGAAAATCGTAGATGGCAATACCGAGCATATTCATACTTACAGCGAAGAACACATACACAAAGTGGTTTTCGATGAAGAACCAAAATATACTGGCATTGTTGGCTTAGAATCGATAAGTGGCATCCCTGCTTACACCCATCCATTACTTCCCCTGAAACAAAGTCAAATACTTGCTATGCCTTCGGATCCCTATAGAACTGTAGCCATACCAGGTTCTATGGGAACGCCAGCTCAATATGAATATGCCGCATATAACCCTCGCGAAGTCACACATGACCACTTTTTTCACGACCACGGTGAGATACCTGAGGAAGTAGACATAACAAGAGATATTTATAGTATACCTCCAAAAGTGACCTACAACAGCCAAGGTATTCGAATTGATTCAGCTTTAccaaaaagaattaaaaataagtacacACATAGACCAACAAAAACTTCTTCCGGAGATTACACCtattatgaaaatgtatatTCATCTAGTCGTGTTAAGCCAACTAAAACGGCAGCCCCTGCGCCATTGTATGTATCACAAAACGACAATGGGAATCAATTTAAGTCCGTATCAACATATAGATACAAAGATGGCGTAAGTAGTAAAGCTCGTAACAAAATACCCACATACTTTGGTAAACCAACACCCGATTAtcgtgtaaaaaaaacttctaatGTTCCATATTCGGTGTCATCAAAAATAGTTCATGAATATAAACCAACACAACAATCATACTCAGGTACTGCACCAGGTTCAAATGGATTATCAGCTTATGAAGATcaatttgcaaattttaaagatagttttgtaaataactaTGAATACGACAATTACGCCTCTTCATCAAATGTACACCAAGCTGAGGAAAAAAATCACCATCATGCGTACGGTCATCAAGGAAGGAAAGGCAGAAAGAAGTCAATTTCATCGCAAAACATCAGATTTGGAAATCAAAATGGAAAGTATTCAGAAAATTTtgcaaatgaaaatattttagttggtGACAACGATGGTGCACCATCCGCTCTTGATGGTGAAAGCTATGATGAAGCAGTGATATATGACAGTGCGACGTCAGCATCATTAACTGGAAAGGAATCGTCCCCATATCAATATTACACAGTAATGGCGGTAAAATCGTTAGCCGATGACCAATTAACAGTTCCGGAAGCGtcgaataataattatcaatatGCAGAAGCTCCAACACCTGCTATTACGCCGAATCCAACAGTTGTAACCACCACTACTTTAGCTTCAGAATTAATAgctaatcaaaataattttgaattcacAACACGACCGACTGAAATCATTAAAGaacacaaatataataaaaaatatccagAGAACAATATAATCACGGTCACTAATGCACCACCGTCGGAAAGACATCGAGGTTTGAAAGAAATGAAGAATAGTGATAACTTTCATAAGATCCGGTTACAATCAAGCGAAAAGTacacaaacaatataatatctaGAACATCTACAGAAAGAAGTCAAGTAAAGTATGGTGATAAAATTTAG